GAGCGGGTGCACCTCCACGCCCAGGGTGGCTACATACTTCTTCTCAAACTCGCCCGTCAAGTGGCGCTTCACGAAGGTTGTCTTCCCGGTGCCGCCGTCGCCCACCAGGACGAGCTTGAACTGGACCTGCGGCTCTCCCTGGGCGGCCATCGCGGCGGATCCTTCCAGAAGAGTCTCCGCGCCTGTCCGACTGGAGCTGGAAAGATGGC
The window above is part of the Alkalihalobacillus sp. TS-13 genome. Proteins encoded here:
- a CDS encoding ADP-ribosylation factor-like protein, translating into HLSSSSRTGAETLLEGSAAMAAQGEPQVQFKLVLVGDGGTGKTTFVKRHLTGEFEKKYVATLGVEVHPLVFHTNRGPIKFNVWDTAGQENPEPQGLGPPEGG